One genomic window of Salvia miltiorrhiza cultivar Shanhuang (shh) chromosome 4, IMPLAD_Smil_shh, whole genome shotgun sequence includes the following:
- the LOC131019782 gene encoding non-specific lipid-transfer protein 1-like, which yields MAGFGEVKVMCLVVIAVAAAAAAPHAEGAISCGQVLSSVSPCLSYLQGRGAVTPPCCDGLKSLNKAAATTADRQALCGCIKSLAPGVGAKAEFINSLPSKCGVALPYRYSPSVDCSKVK from the exons ATGGCTGGTTTCGGAGAAGTTAAGGTTATGTGTTTGGTGGTGATAGccgtggcggcggcggcggcggctcctCATGCGGAAGGCGCGATCTCATGCGGGCAGGTTCTGAGCAGCGTGTCCCCCTGCCTCAGCTACCTCCAAGGTCGCGGTGCGGTGACCCCGCCTTGCTGCGACGGCTTGAAATCCCTGAACAAGGCGGCGGCCACCACGGCTGATCGGCAGGCCCTGTGCGGCTGCATAAAGTCTCTGGCGCCCGGCGTCGGGGCCAAGGCGGAGTTCATTAACAGCCTCCCGTCAAAATGCGGCGTTGCCCTTCCCTACCGCTACTCCCCATCAGTGGACTGCTCTaa GGTGAAGTGA